The following are from one region of the Planctomonas sp. JC2975 genome:
- a CDS encoding sugar ABC transporter permease: MTVTGTAAQPAASERERTAPAPKHGRRRPRLNTYTVAPLVLIAANVVLFALFFVWPAVIGLGYSFTNYTGVGDPQFVGVDNYAKLLGDSSFYAALLRTLEFTIVVVPLSYVVSLFIANLMVSSYAKGKVVARIIFFLPWLVSPIITGVVWRWLFGENFGLVNFIIESLGGKAVPWQSNANLSLLVVVFAATWAGMAFSMLLFIAAIKNVPTSYYEAASLDGAGPIRLFFSITLPNIAPTSFIVILLTTIGTMKEYALFVSLNNGGPGTDNNLLVQYIYQTGFQRGQIGYASAASFILMIILMAVAVIQLFVNRKASSR, encoded by the coding sequence ATGACAGTCACCGGAACCGCGGCGCAGCCGGCCGCTTCGGAGCGGGAGCGAACAGCCCCCGCTCCGAAGCATGGCCGTCGTCGGCCGCGTCTCAACACCTACACGGTCGCCCCGCTCGTGCTGATCGCGGCCAACGTGGTGCTCTTCGCCCTCTTCTTCGTGTGGCCGGCGGTCATCGGTCTCGGGTACTCGTTCACGAACTACACCGGTGTCGGCGACCCGCAGTTCGTCGGCGTCGACAACTACGCCAAGCTGCTCGGCGACTCGAGCTTCTATGCGGCGCTCCTGCGCACTCTCGAATTCACCATCGTCGTCGTGCCGCTCAGCTACGTGGTCTCGCTGTTCATCGCCAACCTCATGGTGAGCAGCTACGCCAAGGGCAAGGTCGTCGCCCGCATCATCTTCTTCCTGCCCTGGCTGGTCTCGCCCATCATCACCGGCGTCGTGTGGCGCTGGCTCTTCGGCGAGAACTTCGGGCTCGTGAACTTCATCATCGAGTCCCTCGGCGGCAAAGCCGTTCCCTGGCAGTCGAACGCGAACCTCTCCCTGCTGGTCGTGGTCTTCGCCGCCACCTGGGCAGGCATGGCGTTCTCGATGCTGCTGTTCATCGCCGCCATCAAGAACGTTCCGACGTCGTACTACGAGGCCGCCTCGCTCGACGGAGCCGGCCCGATCCGGTTGTTCTTCTCCATCACCCTGCCGAACATCGCACCGACGTCGTTCATCGTGATCCTGCTCACCACCATCGGCACGATGAAGGAGTACGCGCTCTTCGTCTCCCTCAACAACGGTGGTCCCGGCACGGACAACAACCTGCTCGTGCAGTACATCTACCAGACCGGATTCCAGCGCGGCCAGATCGGCTACGCGAGCGCGGCCAGCTTCATCCTGATGATCATCCTCATGGCCGTCGCCGTCATCCAACTCTTCGTGAACAGGAAGGCGTCTTCGCGATGA
- the iolC gene encoding 5-dehydro-2-deoxygluconokinase has product MITMGRIGVDLYPLQDGVGLEDVETFGKYLGGSATNVAIAAARHGLRSAVVTATGEDPFGRFARREVARLGVDPRFMTTVPGLNTPVTFCEIFPPDDFPLYFYREPIAPDLMITADRLDAEAIRGSRIFWATVTGLSREPSRATHHAAWAARARRPLTVLDLDYRAMFWESSEAATAEVGRALEQVTVAVGNRAECEIAVGETDPHRAADALLERGVELAVVKQGPRGVLAKTREETVEVAPVYVDVVNGLGAGDGFGGALSFGLLQGWDLHRTIRFANAAGAIVAGRRECSTAMPTTAEVDALLKESVDVRA; this is encoded by the coding sequence CTGATCACCATGGGCCGCATCGGCGTCGACCTCTACCCGCTGCAGGACGGCGTCGGGCTCGAAGACGTCGAGACGTTCGGCAAGTACCTCGGCGGCAGCGCAACGAACGTGGCGATCGCGGCAGCGCGGCACGGCCTGCGCAGCGCCGTCGTCACGGCGACGGGCGAGGACCCCTTCGGCCGTTTCGCCCGTCGCGAGGTGGCCCGCCTCGGAGTGGACCCGCGCTTCATGACGACGGTTCCGGGGCTCAACACCCCCGTGACGTTCTGCGAGATCTTCCCGCCCGACGACTTCCCGCTGTACTTCTACCGCGAGCCGATCGCGCCCGACCTCATGATCACGGCCGACCGGCTCGACGCCGAGGCGATCCGCGGCTCGCGCATCTTCTGGGCCACGGTGACCGGACTCTCGAGGGAGCCGAGCCGCGCGACCCATCACGCGGCGTGGGCGGCGCGCGCACGCCGGCCGCTGACCGTTCTCGACCTCGACTACCGGGCCATGTTCTGGGAGTCGTCCGAGGCGGCGACGGCCGAGGTCGGTCGCGCCCTCGAGCAGGTGACCGTCGCGGTCGGCAATCGTGCGGAGTGCGAGATCGCCGTGGGGGAGACCGACCCCCATCGAGCTGCGGATGCGCTGCTCGAGCGCGGAGTCGAGCTCGCGGTCGTCAAGCAGGGTCCTCGTGGCGTGCTGGCCAAGACCCGCGAGGAGACGGTCGAGGTGGCGCCGGTCTACGTGGACGTCGTCAACGGGCTGGGCGCTGGCGACGGCTTCGGCGGGGCGCTGAGCTTCGGGCTTCTGCAGGGCTGGGATCTGCACAGGACCATCCGTTTCGCGAACGCGGCCGGGGCGATCGTCGCCGGTCGACGCGAATGCTCGACCGCCATGCCGACGACGGCCGAGGTCGATGCGCTGCTGAAGGAGTCCGTCGATGTCCGCGCCTGA
- a CDS encoding Gfo/Idh/MocA family oxidoreductase encodes MSAARPTRIAVIGVHGYGAAHVLRAQELHAEGRAELVGLVDPLDGPVVREGRRVEGDLPPIVPTIDVLLAETEVDVVVVATPLHTHGELAARALRAGADVLLEKPPVTDLAAFRRLAEVQYETGRMVQVGFQSLGSLALAELQAAIARGELGTIEAIGAAGSWTRDRAYWTRSPWAGRRELNGVRVSDGAVSNPFAHAVMTSLSIAGWHDPRAVARVETDLHRVNAIDVDDTSALRVHPTEQGASTFDGVLTCAFTLAGPREDDPFVTVRGSRGTAVLHYTRDRLTMPDGVTRDFGRIDLMDNLIDARDEGAELLSPLDRTGGFVSVIESVAAASVHPVPSSAVEWLGESLETRPVLDGVVTAIDRAIAEERLFSELDVASWAR; translated from the coding sequence ATGAGCGCCGCGCGACCAACGCGCATCGCCGTGATCGGCGTTCACGGCTATGGAGCAGCCCACGTGCTGCGCGCGCAGGAACTGCACGCCGAGGGCAGGGCCGAGCTCGTCGGCCTCGTCGATCCGCTGGACGGACCCGTCGTTCGCGAAGGACGACGGGTGGAGGGCGACCTCCCGCCCATCGTGCCCACCATCGACGTGCTGCTGGCGGAGACCGAGGTCGACGTCGTCGTCGTGGCGACTCCGCTGCACACGCACGGCGAGCTCGCCGCACGAGCCCTGCGAGCGGGCGCGGACGTGCTGCTCGAGAAACCGCCGGTGACCGATCTCGCCGCGTTCCGACGGCTCGCCGAGGTGCAGTACGAGACCGGGCGGATGGTGCAGGTGGGGTTCCAGAGCCTCGGATCCCTCGCTCTCGCCGAGCTCCAGGCGGCCATCGCGCGCGGCGAGCTGGGAACGATCGAGGCCATCGGCGCGGCCGGTTCGTGGACGCGCGACCGCGCGTACTGGACCAGGTCGCCGTGGGCCGGCAGACGCGAGCTGAACGGCGTGCGCGTCTCCGACGGCGCGGTCTCGAATCCGTTCGCGCACGCCGTGATGACCTCCCTTTCCATCGCCGGCTGGCACGATCCGCGTGCCGTCGCCAGGGTGGAGACCGACCTGCACCGCGTGAATGCGATCGACGTGGACGACACGTCCGCGCTGCGCGTGCATCCCACCGAGCAGGGTGCGAGCACCTTCGACGGTGTGCTCACCTGCGCGTTCACCCTGGCCGGCCCGCGGGAGGACGATCCATTCGTCACCGTGCGCGGCAGCAGGGGGACGGCCGTGCTCCACTACACCCGCGACCGCCTCACGATGCCGGACGGAGTCACGCGCGACTTCGGCCGGATCGACCTCATGGACAACCTCATCGACGCCCGCGACGAGGGTGCGGAACTGCTGTCGCCGCTGGATCGGACGGGTGGATTCGTGTCGGTGATCGAATCCGTCGCGGCGGCCTCGGTGCATCCGGTGCCGTCGTCGGCCGTCGAATGGCTGGGCGAGAGTCTGGAGACCCGGCCGGTGCTCGACGGCGTCGTCACGGCCATCGATCGTGCGATCGCCGAGGAGCGGCTGTTCAGCGAACTCGACGTGGCGAGCTGGGCGCGCTGA
- the iolB gene encoding 5-deoxy-glucuronate isomerase, producing the protein MVVRNEWFFPAGSLRRGEWESVVDDGIAGWRHTGIRIAVLDDGAVGLPAADVERIVVPLAGGFRVGHDDTTTVLHGRASVFDGATDVLYVGAGRALTISGSGRVAVAEAVTSERKPSAYLAKSDVPVEIRGAGRDTRRVHNFGTPDALDAAAVIACEVITPSGNWSSHPAHKHDEAVDGHESQLEEIYYFESATRAGADAPQDADAFGTFAAYSSPAGEIDTSAMVRTGDIALVPFGFHGPAAAAPEYDLYYLNVMAGPGELREWLISDDPRQSWIRDEWARTPQDPRLTESADGRRGPQRDDAERDDDGAHR; encoded by the coding sequence ATGGTCGTGCGCAACGAATGGTTCTTCCCAGCAGGCTCGCTGAGACGCGGGGAGTGGGAGTCGGTCGTCGACGACGGCATCGCCGGATGGCGGCACACCGGCATCCGCATCGCCGTCCTCGACGACGGGGCGGTCGGGCTCCCTGCCGCGGATGTCGAGCGCATCGTTGTTCCGCTCGCCGGCGGATTCCGCGTCGGGCACGACGACACGACGACAGTGCTTCACGGACGCGCGAGCGTGTTCGACGGCGCCACCGACGTGCTCTACGTCGGCGCCGGCCGCGCTCTGACCATCAGCGGATCCGGCCGCGTCGCGGTCGCGGAAGCCGTGACGTCGGAGCGCAAGCCGAGCGCATACCTCGCCAAGTCCGACGTGCCCGTCGAGATCAGGGGAGCGGGTCGCGACACCAGACGCGTGCACAACTTCGGCACGCCGGATGCGCTCGACGCCGCAGCGGTCATCGCGTGCGAGGTGATCACGCCGAGTGGCAACTGGTCGTCTCATCCGGCGCACAAGCACGACGAGGCCGTCGACGGGCACGAGTCGCAGCTCGAGGAGATCTACTACTTCGAGTCGGCGACCCGGGCCGGAGCGGATGCCCCGCAGGACGCGGACGCATTCGGCACCTTCGCCGCGTACTCGTCGCCCGCGGGTGAGATCGACACCAGCGCCATGGTGCGCACCGGCGACATCGCTCTCGTGCCGTTCGGATTCCACGGGCCGGCCGCGGCCGCTCCCGAGTACGACCTCTACTACCTGAACGTGATGGCCGGTCCAGGCGAGCTGCGGGAATGGCTGATCAGCGACGATCCGCGGCAGAGCTGGATCCGCGACGAATGGGCGAGAACGCCGCAGGATCCGCGGCTGACGGAGTCCGCCGATGGACGCCGGGGCCCGCAACGAGACGACGCAGAACGAGACGACGACGGAGCACACCGATGA
- a CDS encoding CoA-acylating methylmalonate-semialdehyde dehydrogenase: MTNITEAPVAEETGTGLPVVSHWIDGAAYPSASGRTAPVYNPALGVQTKRVALADEAEVDAAIASAQRGFEVWSGYSIAKRLTVLFAFRELLNARKGELAEIITAEHGKVLSDALGEINRGQEVVELATGFPHLTKGEFSESASTGIDVYSIKQPLGVVGLISPFNFPAMVPMWFFPVAIAAGNAVVLKPSEKDPSASLWIAALWKEAGLPDGAFTVLQGDKLAVDGLLNSPVVQSISFVGSTPIAQYIYETASKTGKRVQALGGAKNHMLVLPDADLDLVADQAVNAGYGAAGERCMAVSVVLAVEPVADELIGKITERIDRLRVGNGAGGADGEPDLGPLISAAHKQKVSDYVDIAEADGATIVVDGRYCTVEGGEDGFFFGPTLIDDLPTSSRAYQEEIFGPVLQIVRVKTFQEGVDLINSGQFGNGTAIFTNDGGAARRFQNEVQVGMIGINVPIPVPVAYHSFGGWKKSLFGDAKAYGVHGFDFFTREKAVTSRWLDPATQSSAHGGINLGFPQND; the protein is encoded by the coding sequence ATGACGAACATCACCGAAGCACCCGTTGCCGAGGAGACCGGAACCGGCCTCCCTGTCGTCTCGCACTGGATCGACGGAGCGGCGTACCCGTCGGCAAGCGGTCGCACGGCTCCGGTGTACAACCCGGCGCTCGGCGTGCAGACCAAGCGGGTGGCGCTGGCGGATGAGGCCGAGGTCGACGCGGCGATCGCCTCCGCGCAGCGCGGGTTCGAGGTGTGGAGCGGCTACTCGATCGCGAAGCGCCTGACGGTGCTTTTCGCGTTCCGCGAGCTGCTGAACGCCCGCAAGGGCGAGCTGGCCGAGATCATCACGGCCGAGCACGGCAAGGTGCTGTCCGACGCTCTCGGCGAGATCAATCGCGGACAGGAGGTCGTCGAGCTCGCCACGGGGTTCCCGCACCTCACGAAGGGCGAGTTCAGCGAGAGCGCGTCGACGGGCATCGACGTGTACTCGATCAAGCAGCCGCTCGGCGTCGTCGGCCTGATCAGCCCGTTCAACTTCCCCGCCATGGTGCCGATGTGGTTCTTCCCCGTTGCGATCGCGGCGGGCAACGCCGTGGTGCTGAAGCCGAGCGAGAAGGATCCGTCGGCGTCGCTGTGGATCGCGGCGCTCTGGAAGGAAGCCGGCCTGCCCGACGGCGCCTTCACCGTGCTGCAGGGTGACAAACTCGCCGTCGACGGCCTGCTGAACTCTCCGGTCGTGCAGTCGATCTCGTTCGTGGGTTCCACCCCGATCGCGCAGTACATCTACGAAACCGCGTCCAAGACGGGTAAACGGGTCCAGGCGCTGGGCGGTGCCAAGAACCACATGCTGGTGCTGCCGGATGCCGACCTCGACCTGGTCGCGGATCAGGCAGTGAACGCCGGGTACGGCGCAGCGGGCGAGCGGTGCATGGCCGTCTCCGTCGTGCTCGCCGTCGAGCCGGTCGCGGATGAGCTGATCGGCAAGATCACCGAGCGGATAGACAGGCTTCGCGTGGGCAACGGCGCAGGCGGCGCCGATGGCGAGCCGGATCTGGGACCGCTTATCTCCGCCGCCCACAAGCAGAAGGTGTCCGACTACGTCGACATCGCCGAGGCCGACGGAGCGACGATCGTCGTCGACGGCCGATACTGCACGGTCGAGGGCGGTGAGGACGGATTCTTCTTCGGCCCCACCCTGATCGACGATCTGCCGACCAGCTCGCGGGCGTATCAGGAGGAGATCTTCGGTCCGGTGCTCCAGATCGTGCGCGTGAAGACGTTCCAGGAGGGGGTCGACCTCATCAACTCCGGCCAGTTCGGCAACGGCACCGCCATCTTCACCAACGACGGCGGCGCGGCACGCCGCTTCCAGAACGAGGTGCAGGTCGGCATGATCGGCATCAACGTGCCAATCCCGGTGCCGGTCGCCTATCACTCGTTCGGCGGCTGGAAGAAGTCGCTGTTCGGCGACGCCAAGGCCTACGGCGTGCACGGCTTCGACTTCTTCACCCGCGAGAAGGCGGTTACGAGCCGCTGGCTCGACCCCGCGACGCAGAGTTCGGCGCACGGCGGCATCAACCTCGGCTTCCCGCAGAACGATTGA
- a CDS encoding deoxyribose-phosphate aldolase, producing MSAPERTRTAAAPIAPDAFASLREARQRSPQSIGTAFAQRVRRPLVRGDGRLFIVAADHPARGALGVRSDPTAMAGRYELLQRLALALSRPGVDGVLGTPDVIEDLALLGALDDKVAVGSMNRGGLRGAVFEMDDRYTGYDVDSMTRSGMDAAKLLVRINLGDAATARTLEATADAVTASARAGLPIMLEPFMSDWVDGRIVNDLSTDAVITSVAIASGLGATSAYSWLKLPVVADMERVMEATTLPTLLLGGDSEAAPDETYASWASALSLPGVHGLVVGRTLLYPQDDDVALAVDTAASLVHGH from the coding sequence ATGTCCGCGCCTGAGCGTACGCGAACGGCCGCGGCGCCGATCGCACCCGACGCGTTCGCGAGCCTGCGCGAGGCCCGGCAGCGCAGCCCGCAGTCCATCGGCACGGCGTTCGCCCAGCGAGTACGGCGTCCGCTCGTGCGCGGCGACGGCAGGCTGTTCATCGTGGCCGCCGACCATCCGGCCAGGGGCGCCCTCGGCGTGCGCAGCGATCCCACGGCCATGGCCGGGCGGTACGAACTGCTCCAGCGCCTCGCGCTGGCGCTCTCCCGCCCCGGCGTCGACGGCGTGCTCGGTACTCCCGACGTCATTGAGGATCTCGCGCTGCTCGGAGCCCTCGACGACAAGGTCGCCGTCGGCTCGATGAATCGCGGCGGACTGCGCGGCGCCGTGTTCGAGATGGACGACCGCTACACCGGCTACGACGTCGACTCCATGACGCGCTCCGGCATGGATGCCGCCAAGTTGCTCGTGCGCATCAACCTGGGCGACGCTGCGACCGCTCGCACCCTCGAGGCCACAGCAGACGCGGTCACGGCATCGGCGCGCGCGGGTCTGCCGATCATGCTCGAGCCCTTCATGAGCGACTGGGTGGACGGACGCATCGTCAACGATCTGTCGACGGATGCCGTCATCACCTCGGTCGCCATCGCCTCCGGCCTCGGTGCCACCTCGGCGTACAGCTGGCTGAAGCTCCCCGTCGTGGCTGACATGGAGCGGGTGATGGAGGCGACCACCCTTCCCACCCTGTTGCTGGGAGGGGACAGCGAGGCGGCACCCGACGAGACCTACGCGTCGTGGGCATCCGCTCTGTCGCTGCCCGGCGTGCACGGCCTCGTCGTGGGCCGCACCCTCCTCTACCCGCAGGACGACGACGTCGCTCTCGCCGTCGACACCGCAGCATCCCTCGTTCACGGGCACTGA
- a CDS encoding SIS domain-containing protein yields MRFTDFRGAMLSQPEHLAGLESRLDSELAAFPTGVVPWHPGETVAPLAMGAAHHSTHALAHVLRSGGFRALDLAASEAIGADAAAIGDHAIVVTESGRSPEPIAAARAFPAGRRLVITNDPAAAVHEVTDAVIDLGGFADSRAYTVGFTAMLVAYDRLVRTLGIVPSADPSIAAVVSCALDSFAAPAATSAPALVQASSIDVVGSGLSATAAAEIGLLVRECLRIPATAYETQQYLHGPMESVGAGTLVLIVGDGRERQIPASLAGSGARFIVIGRDSECGDAHFDVGSAEGFARVAAEVVAGQRLMAAANDLQPFEIEEFVHGQSDTKV; encoded by the coding sequence ATGCGTTTCACCGACTTCCGCGGCGCGATGCTGTCGCAGCCGGAGCACCTCGCCGGTCTCGAGTCGCGGCTCGATTCCGAACTCGCCGCCTTCCCGACAGGCGTCGTCCCGTGGCATCCGGGCGAGACCGTCGCACCGCTCGCGATGGGTGCAGCGCACCACTCGACCCACGCTCTTGCGCACGTACTGCGCTCCGGCGGGTTCCGCGCACTCGACCTCGCCGCATCCGAGGCGATCGGAGCGGATGCGGCAGCCATCGGCGACCACGCCATCGTCGTCACCGAGTCGGGCAGGAGCCCTGAGCCCATCGCCGCCGCGCGTGCGTTCCCGGCCGGCCGGCGACTCGTCATCACGAACGATCCGGCTGCCGCGGTGCACGAGGTCACGGACGCCGTCATCGACCTCGGCGGATTCGCCGACTCGCGCGCCTACACGGTGGGCTTCACGGCGATGCTCGTAGCGTACGACAGGCTGGTTCGGACGCTCGGCATCGTGCCGTCGGCGGATCCGTCGATCGCAGCGGTCGTCTCCTGCGCACTGGACTCCTTCGCGGCGCCCGCGGCGACGAGCGCGCCGGCTCTGGTGCAGGCATCCTCGATCGATGTGGTGGGCTCCGGCCTCTCCGCCACGGCGGCGGCCGAGATCGGCCTGCTCGTGCGGGAGTGCCTTCGCATACCTGCGACGGCATACGAGACGCAGCAGTACCTGCATGGTCCGATGGAATCTGTCGGCGCCGGCACGCTCGTGCTGATCGTCGGCGATGGGCGTGAGCGTCAGATCCCTGCATCACTGGCTGGGTCTGGCGCGCGCTTCATCGTGATCGGCCGCGACTCGGAGTGCGGTGACGCCCACTTCGACGTGGGGTCCGCCGAGGGATTCGCCCGCGTGGCGGCCGAGGTCGTCGCCGGCCAGCGGCTCATGGCAGCGGCGAACGACCTCCAGCCGTTCGAGATCGAGGAGTTCGTGCACGGCCAGTCGGACACCAAGGTCTGA
- a CDS encoding sugar ABC transporter substrate-binding protein, protein MTLKKSQPGTRLRRVLASVAAVSAAALVLAGCSSAGNNSSSESKKITLWLSSSAAQQAGYDQLVAQYKKKTGVSVKIVNIPYSGYTTKLRDAAQANALPDIASVPSLDPIWTNKLIDLSSIVNTKSDKINENFIAKTSDGKVLAIPSDVTASGLFINKSLFEQAGVSFPSSPKDTWTWPEFIAAADKVRAATGAKYDLTFDSSPSRLRAMVYEMGGQYIHADSSGTFSADAKTHKAVDYFVSLNNDTTMPKSVWTSGADPSALFQSGQVVAYWSGVWQVSSFAESITKFDWASVPTPAQPVQASDVNSGGLVVGFNNNSAQAKAAKDFLTWMYEPAQYKKLTEVNGYLPVESGLNPVYPFKSTAAQDAFKLYNDELPLYAPVSGYFNQAQTKWVLDGKSLTTDPSVTEIGKAINGQESVDDALKNIVDGYNQQVGK, encoded by the coding sequence ATGACTCTGAAGAAATCGCAGCCGGGGACGCGGCTACGTCGAGTGCTGGCGTCTGTCGCCGCGGTGTCGGCAGCGGCGCTCGTGCTGGCCGGATGCTCGTCAGCGGGCAACAACTCGTCGAGCGAGAGCAAGAAGATCACGCTCTGGCTCTCCTCCAGTGCTGCACAGCAGGCCGGTTACGACCAGCTCGTCGCGCAGTACAAGAAGAAGACCGGCGTCTCGGTCAAGATCGTGAACATCCCCTACAGCGGCTACACGACGAAGCTGCGCGACGCGGCGCAGGCCAACGCGCTGCCCGACATCGCCAGCGTGCCGTCGCTCGATCCGATCTGGACAAACAAGCTCATCGACCTGTCGTCGATCGTGAACACCAAGTCCGACAAGATCAATGAGAACTTCATCGCCAAGACCTCCGACGGCAAGGTGCTGGCGATTCCGTCCGACGTGACGGCGTCCGGTCTCTTCATCAACAAGAGCCTGTTCGAGCAGGCGGGCGTCTCGTTCCCGTCGTCGCCGAAGGACACCTGGACGTGGCCGGAGTTCATCGCGGCCGCCGACAAGGTGCGTGCGGCGACCGGCGCCAAGTACGACCTCACCTTCGACTCGTCGCCGTCGCGCCTGCGCGCCATGGTCTACGAGATGGGCGGCCAGTACATCCACGCCGACTCCAGCGGCACGTTCTCGGCCGACGCCAAGACGCACAAGGCCGTCGACTACTTCGTGAGCCTGAACAACGACACCACCATGCCGAAGTCGGTGTGGACGAGCGGTGCAGACCCGTCGGCTCTGTTCCAGAGCGGCCAGGTCGTCGCGTACTGGTCCGGTGTGTGGCAGGTCTCCTCGTTCGCGGAGAGCATCACCAAGTTCGACTGGGCGAGCGTTCCGACCCCGGCCCAGCCGGTTCAGGCCAGCGACGTGAACTCCGGTGGACTCGTCGTCGGATTCAACAACAACTCGGCTCAGGCCAAGGCGGCCAAGGACTTCCTCACCTGGATGTACGAGCCGGCCCAGTACAAGAAGCTCACCGAGGTGAACGGCTACCTGCCCGTCGAGAGCGGACTCAACCCCGTGTACCCGTTCAAGTCGACAGCGGCGCAGGACGCCTTCAAGCTCTACAACGATGAGCTGCCGCTCTACGCGCCCGTCTCTGGATACTTCAACCAGGCTCAGACGAAGTGGGTGCTCGACGGCAAGTCGCTGACCACCGACCCGAGCGTCACCGAGATCGGCAAGGCGATCAACGGCCAGGAGTCGGTCGATGACGCGCTGAAGAACATCGTCGACGGCTACAACCAGCAGGTCGGCAAGTAG
- a CDS encoding carbohydrate ABC transporter permease, with translation MTTSTNLARTPDLGDASRTSAKVRRPAKRKKGIPPREIGRHLSATTLLWVFAIGFLFPLLWFLLSSFKPAGDLFSYPLTLFPKQWTLTGFTTAWQSFDFAQYFGNTILVACVTTVLTVAVSCATGYALAKYTNRWLKVFFICILATTMLPTEVMLAPSFIVVRDLGLYNSLAGIIVPSILTATGVLMFRGFFLTVPDDLVEAARIDGARELSIFFRIMVPLSRPIMLTLAIFSFQWRWNDYIWPLLVLNDPSKFTLQIGIESIVGAQNINWSVLLGASVISIIPLVLIYLVFQKYVMGANINAGLKD, from the coding sequence ATGACCACGTCGACCAACCTCGCACGCACGCCGGATCTGGGGGACGCATCGCGGACATCCGCTAAGGTGCGCCGACCCGCCAAGCGCAAGAAGGGCATCCCGCCACGGGAGATCGGGCGGCACCTCTCGGCGACCACGTTGCTGTGGGTGTTCGCCATCGGGTTCCTCTTCCCGCTGCTGTGGTTCCTGCTCAGCTCGTTCAAGCCGGCGGGCGACCTGTTCTCGTATCCGCTCACCCTGTTCCCGAAGCAGTGGACGCTCACCGGCTTCACCACGGCGTGGCAGAGCTTCGACTTCGCGCAGTACTTCGGCAACACCATCCTCGTGGCGTGCGTGACCACCGTGCTCACCGTCGCCGTGAGCTGTGCGACCGGCTACGCGCTGGCGAAGTACACGAACCGCTGGCTGAAGGTCTTCTTCATCTGCATCCTGGCCACGACCATGCTGCCCACCGAGGTCATGCTCGCCCCGTCGTTCATCGTCGTGCGCGACCTCGGCCTCTACAACTCGCTGGCCGGCATCATCGTGCCGTCGATCCTCACGGCCACCGGCGTGCTGATGTTCCGCGGGTTCTTCCTCACCGTCCCCGACGACCTGGTCGAGGCGGCGCGCATCGACGGCGCCAGGGAGCTGTCCATCTTCTTCCGCATCATGGTTCCGCTGTCGCGGCCGATCATGCTGACGCTGGCGATCTTCTCGTTCCAGTGGCGGTGGAACGACTACATCTGGCCGCTGCTGGTGCTCAACGACCCGAGCAAGTTCACGCTGCAGATCGGCATCGAGAGCATCGTCGGCGCGCAGAACATCAACTGGTCCGTGCTGCTGGGTGCATCCGTCATCTCCATCATTCCGCTGGTGCTCATCTACCTCGTGTTCCAGAAGTACGTCATGGGGGCGAACATCAACGCCGGGCTCAAGGACTGA